From the Lolium rigidum isolate FL_2022 chromosome 2, APGP_CSIRO_Lrig_0.1, whole genome shotgun sequence genome, one window contains:
- the LOC124685915 gene encoding auxin-responsive protein SAUR36-like, translating into MIHPKKLAQLAKKWQRKVSAGAGGQQADECCSTVADKGHCVVYTAEGARFEVPLAYLATTVFGELLRMSGEEFGFTSSEGGRITLPCDAAVMEYVLCLVRRDASEEVERAFLSSIAGHCHGQEASMGRTNQFALCI; encoded by the coding sequence ATGATCCATCCAAAGAAGCTTGCTCAGCTGGCCAAGAAGTGGCAGAGGAAGGTCTCAGCCGGAGCTGGTGGCCAGCAAGCCGACGAGTGCTGCAGCACAGTCGCTGACAAGGGACACTGTGTGGTATACACCGCCGAAGGGGCACGGTTCGAGGTCCCGCTGGCATACCTTGCCACGACGGTGTTCGGCGAACTCCTGAGGATGTCTGGGGAGGAGTTCGGCTTCACGAGCAGCGAGGGAGGCAGGATCACTCTGCCCTGCGATGCTGCGGTTATGGAGTATGTCTTGTGCTTGGTGAGGAGAGATGCCTCTGAGGAGGTCGAGAGGGCGTTCTTGAGCTCCATTGCTGGGCATTGCCATGGCCAAGAAGCATCAATGGGACGCACCAATCAATTTGCTCTTTGTATTTAG